From Blattabacterium cuenoti:
CTTATAACTAAACCTAAAAATGGAAATTTTGGATAACAATTATTCAGATTAGCATCTTGTATAAAATGAGAAAGTATGTGAGCTTGTATATGATTTACAGTTAATAAGGGAATATCTAAACCCATGGAAAATGATTTTGCAAAAGAAGCCCCTACTAATAAAGGACCAATTAATCCGGGTCCTAAAGTAAAAGATACTGCATCAATTTGATTTCGATTTATTTTTGCTAAAAAAATAGCTTGTTGCACTGCCTTTGTCATATTTATATCATGGAGTCTTGAAGCCAACTCAGGAACAACTCCTCCATATTTTTTATGAATTTCTTGATTAAAAATGACATTAGACAATACATTTCTATTTTGAATGATAGAAACACCTGTATCGTCACATGACGATTCTATTCCAATAATGATTATAGGTTTTTTTTTCATAAAAAAAAATAACAATATCTTTGAAAATGAATAATGCTTTTTTCTATAAATTTCGTAATAAAAAAATTCTTATTTTATTTTTTTTATTGGGGTTATTTTTTTTTTATGTTTCTTATAAATATAAAGAAGAAATAAAAGAAAAAGTATCCACATTTTTTTTGAATAAAATAAGAAATCATTTAAATGATAAAATTACTATAAAACATGCCTCTATTAATTTTTTAGAAAAAGAATTTATTTTTTCTGATGTACAAATTCTAGATCATCATCATTTTTCTTTTATTCATTTATCTAAATGTAAAATCTCTATTGAGAATTTACTTTATTTTATTTTTATAAATTCGGAGCATTTAAGAATAAAAAACATTTTTATTGAAAATTCTTCTTTTTTTATAAAAAAATATATTAATGAAAAACAAAATAATATTTTAGTTTTTATAAAAAATATTTTGATTCATAAAAATGTAAATAAATTTAATATCAATTTCATTACCTGTTCAAAATTAATAATAAATAAATCTTATGTAAAATATCAGAATATAAATTCTGATAAAAAATTTAAACATTTTTTTTCCAGTTGTATAAAAAATGTTAGAATTGATAATAAAAAAATAAAAGCTTCTATTTTTTCTTTACAATCTAATAAAAGATTACTTAAAAAAAGTAAATCTCCTATTATAGAAAATCTATGTTGTGATTTAATATATGATTATCCCTCGAAACTTGAGGTTAACAATTTTTTAATAAAAACGTCTAACAGTTATCTAAAAGGATATTTTACTCTATTTCAAGATAAAAATACAGAAAATCAAATTCTTTTTCCGAAAATAAATATACAGTGCAAAATTTTTGAAGGATCAAAATTAGGTTCAGATTTAGGAATTTTTTTTTATAAAAAATGGGGTTTTTATTCTAAAATATTTATTAGAGGTTGTATTCATGGAAAATTTAATCATAAAGAAAAAATATTTTCTCTTTATAACGTTTCTATAAAAGATTCACAAGAGAACAAATTATCAGCGGATCAAATTCATATTTTTTATGCAAAAAAAAAATGGAAAGAAATCAAGTTTTTTAAAACTTTTATGCAATTGAATCCTTATAGCATGAAAAAAATAATTCCATATAATTTAGATTCCAAATCTAAATTTTTAAGATTTATTTTAAATTTCAAACAGTCTATTTTCTATAAAGGAGATTTAATCTTATCCTTATTTGATAATAAAAAAAATTTTAAAATAAAAGGAATAGTAAAAAATCGTTTTTTCGTAGCTAAAATATCAACTTATGTTGATTTTTCTAAAAATCAATATTCAGGAAGAATTTTTTTAGAAAAAAAGAAGAATATTTCTTATATACCATCAAAAATTCCGCTTTTCATATATAATACGTTATTGAATCTATATGTTATGGATTTTGAAGGAAATTTTTCTAAATTTTTTATCACACTATTATTCTCTCATTCAAAATATAAAATGCATTTTATAGGAAAAGTATTTTCAAATTTTAAAAAAATATATATTGATATATATAATAAAAACGAAACTAAAAAAAATATAAAAATAACATTTATTAATAATGAAAATCAATCTTTTCAAAAGATCAATATAAATATATATGATATGATTATTGGTCATATTTATGGATCTATAAAATGGGAAAATTTATTCCAAATTTCTTGTTTAAAAAATCCAAATAAAAAAGAAATAAAATATGCAAACTTTAATTTTTTAATCAAAAAATCTTTTTTTTATTTTATAAAACCAATAAAAAACAAAAATATATTTTCTGATATTCAAATTTCAGGAGAAAAAAAAGATAATGAATTTAAAATGATTTTTTACACAAAAACTATGCGATTAAATGATATTTTTCTGGAAAAATTATTTATAATGGTAAATTCTTCTTTAAAAGAAAAAATAAAAATTTATGCAGAAAAAATCATTTACAAAAATTTTTTTTCTAAAAAAATAAATATATCTGTTTTAAATACACAAAATTTTTGGATAATAAATTCTAAGTTTTTATTAAAATTAAAAAAACAAGAATATAAAGAACAGATACTGAATTTTTTTTGCAAAAAAGAAGAAAATTTTTTAATATGTTATCCTTTTCTTTCTAAATTAAATATCAATGGATATAACTGGTTTACTGATTACAATTATTATAAATCGGGAATTATTAAAATTGATTTTATCAATCAAAAATATATTGTTGACAATATTATTTTTTTATCTGAACAACAAAAAATCATTATTAATGCAAGTTTTATTAAAAACCAAAAAAAAATATTTCAATTTTACCTAAAAAATGTGCAATTAAAAAAAATCATTTTTAATAAAAATATAGATGGGATAGCAAATGGTTTTTTTTTATGTAAGAATATTTGTAATCAAATTGAACCTAATGTTAATATAATCATTCAAAACTTTTCAATTGGAAAAACTATTCTAGGCAATTTTTTCATTTATTCTTTTCAAAAAAAGAAAAATGATTATGAAATAAATGGTGTTATTAGAAAAAATTATCATGATGTTTTAAAAGTATTTGGAAATATTAAAAATAAATCACAAAATCAATCCGAATTTAATTTAAGTATAATCATTCAAAATTTTGGAATAGATAATTTTTCTTTTTTTTGGAAAAAAATGAATACTGAAGTAAAAGGAACTCTAACAGGAAAAATACAAGTTTTTGGTAATTTAAATAATCTTCAATATTTTGGAAAATTAGAGATTAACAAGTTTGGAATCAAAATAAACTCTACAAATACAAATTATGAGATCAAAAGTCCAGCTTATATAAATATTATTTCTGAATCCTGTTCATTATCTACTTCTTGTTTTGTAGATACTAAATATAATACAAAAGGATACATTAATGGAGTCTTTTCCCATAAAAACCTTATTCAATGGAATTTAATAAAATTATCTGTTAATACAAAAAATTTGCTTGTTTTAGACTCAGAGGAAAAACAAAATAATTTTTTATTTGGAAAGATATTTGCTAATGGAACAATTCAAATCATGAAAAATGAAAATAAAATTTGTATTTCTATGAAAAATGGAAAAATTATGAATTTTTCTCATTTATACATTAATCCTAAAAGACTGGAGTTACATAAAAAAAATAAATCTGAATTAAATAGGGATAAAAAAAAGGAAAAAGATAATTATTTTTTATCAATAGATGATATAATTATAAGTAAAAATACAAAAGTATCAATATTTTTAGATAAAAATCATTTTATTGAATTGAGAGGAGAAGGGACCCTTTTTATAAAAAAAACAAACAAAGATAATATACAAACCAGTGGTCAATATTTTGTAAAAGATGGATTATATCATCTATATAAAGATGAAAGAATTCCAATAAAACTAGAAAAAGAATTTAAAATAAAACCAGGAGGCTCTATTACCTGGAAAAATAACTTTTATCAATCAAATATTAATTTGATTGTTTATGATACTAAATATGTATACAACGTTATTGAATATATAGATTTTATAAAAAAAGAACATCATGAAAATATGATATTTACAGAATTAAGAATTAATATTTCTGGTAAAATACAAAAACCCAATATTAATATGGAAATTTTATTTCCTGAAAGTAATGAAAAAATCCAAAAAAAATTATCAGAAAAATTAAATTCTTTTGAGGAAAAAACAATGCAATTTGTTTCTGTTTTAATATTAGGGAAATTTTTATTAAAAACTGATATTATAAAAAATTTTTTATATTTTTCTATATATGGGATTATTTTGAAAAAATTAAAAAATATACTATCATACAGTAGTAAAATTAATCAATTGACAAATAATTATTCTATTTTATCAAATGCTAAAAATCATTGTCTGTATAGTTTATTTTTAAATGAAATAAAGAAAAAAGTGCAATGTTAATTAATTTTATTTTAAATAATAAAATATTGATATAAAAAATCAATAAATTATGAAATCATTGATATAATATCAAATTAAAGTATAATTATACTAACTGAAAAGAAATTATGAAATTTGTTATATATAGAATGAAAACTATAAAATATTGTTGAAAAACAATAATCTATTTCTTAAATAGAAAGTTTTGTATCTTGGTATTTTTAATACCTTTATTCAAAAAAATAAGACAAAATAAAAATATAAAACAATGATTCTAAGATATAATACAGACGAAATCGACAATACTATTGTCAGAAAATTAAACATAAATGCTAGAACTCCCTATACTGAAATCAGTAAACAAATCAGTAAAGAAATTAAACCATTATCTGTTGGAACAGTTCATGTCCGAGTAAAAAAATTAGAAGATGCAGGAATTATTAAGGGGAGCACCTTAATTATAGGATATGAGTCATTAGGGTTTCATTTAATAGCTTTTGTAGGTATATTATCGGATTCTCGTGAATCTAAATTAGTAAAAGAAGAATTAAAAAAAATTCCAAATATAGTACAACTATATATCACTTCAGGAAAATATAATCTGTTTTGTAGAATTATTGCTAGAGACCCTTCAGATGCAAGAGATGTTATATCTAAAATAGGAGAAATAAAAGGGGTACTCAGGACAGAGTCTACTATTTGTTTAGAAGAAAGTATAAATGATGAAAATAGATTGTTATCCAACATATTACAAAAACATCAAACATCTTATAAAAAAAAAACATGATTATAATAATATAACAATTGAGAATTATTATTATAATTTTCCATCATTTCAATATGAAACTTATTCTTTAAAAAAGAAAAAAAAATTCATCCTTCCCAAAAAATTGCAGAAGCTTCAATTTTTTAGGTAATGGCTAACTTCTTCAAGTTTTATAATAATAAAACTATTGCATATAGAATTCTAGTTTTAATTATTGCAATCTTATTATTGACATTTTTTTTCCCAAAAAAAGAGATTTTTAAATATAAATTTTCAGGGAAAACATGGTCTCACGGAGATTTATTTTCTCCATTTAATTTTTTAATTCTAAAAAATAGTAAAGATATAGATTTAGAAATTAAAGAATTAAAAAAAAATCAAGAAATATTTTGTATTAAAAATGAAAAAATAGTAAAAAATATAAAGAAAAAAATAAAAAAAATTTCATTTATACGAAGAAACAAACGTTACAATAACATTGTAAATAAAACAATTCATACGATATATAAATATGGATATATAGAAAATTATGATAATTTCACAAAAGAAAATAAAACTCACATATTCTTTTTAAAGAAAAACAAAAAGTGGATTCCAATTTTATACAATAAAATTTTTAATCATAGTAAAGTTAATAATATTATTGAAAATAATTTTAGAAATAAAAGTTATCATGTAAGGATTTTAAAAAAAATTCTAAGAAAAATCATTGTACCCAATTTTTTTTATAGCCAATATTACACTGATTTTTTTTTTCAAAAAAAAATCCAATCTATAAAAAAAATTAAATATTCCTTTATAAAAGGAGATAATATTATTAATAATAATGAGATTATCGATAAAAATAAATTTGAAATATTATCCCATTTCAAAAAAGAATATGAGAGTAAAATATGGAATAAAAAAAAATATTATTGTCTTGTTACAGGATATTTTTTCATAATCAGTATGATATTTACTCTATTTATATTATATATTTTTCACTTTGAAAAAAAAACATTTCATAATAACAGAGAAGTTAATTTTTTAATTATAAATATATTATTAGTATCATTAATTACCATTACAATTTTAAGATATCATTCTAAAATATTATATATAATTCCCTTTTGTATACTTCCCATAAGTATACAAGCTTTCTTCAATTTTAATTTGAGTATTTTTATTCATTTAATAACAATTTTATTATTATCCTTAATTACACCAAATAGTTTTGAATTTATTTTTCTTCAAATCACTGCAGGTTTTTTAGTAATGTTAACAAAAAAAAATATTTGCAAAATGGCAAATCTTTTTATTGCTGTATCAAAAATAATCATTACTTATGTTATTACTTTTATTTTACTCACTTTAATTCGCGAAGGGTCTTTAGAAAAAATTTCTTGGTATACTTTGTCTTTATTTTTTTTTAGTGGACTCTTAACTTTATTTGTTCATCCATTAATATTTCTTTTTGAAAAATTACTAAATTTAACTTCAGATATTTCATTATTAGAACTATCTGATCCCAATACTCCTATATTAAGATTGTTATCTCAAAAAGCTCCAGGGACTCTACAACATGTTCTAACAGTGGCAAATCTTGCAGAAGAAGCTGCTGTCGCAATTGGAGCTAATTCTCTATTAGTAAGAATAGGTGCAATTTATCATGATATAGGAAAAATTCAAAATTCTACATTTTTTACTGAAAATCAATATAATATTATTATTAATCCTCATGAAAAATTAAGTCCAAAAGAAAGTGCAAAAATTATTTTAGAACATGTATCAATAGGCGTTGAACTTGCAAGAAAATATCATTTACCTGATCCTGTTACTGATTTTATACGTACTCATCATGGAAATAGTATTGTTTATTTTTTTTATGAAAAACAAAAAAAAATATATCCCAATATAAAAGTGGACAAAAAACAATTTCAATATTCTGGTCCTAAACCATTTTCTAAAGAAACTGCTATTGTAATGATAGCTGATTCTGTAGAAGCAGCCTCAAAAAGCATTAAAAACCCATCTTCTAAAGATTTGGAAAGTTTAGTAGAAAATATAATAAAAAAACAAAAAATAGAAAATCAATTTTCCAATGCAGACATTACTTTAAAAGAAATAGAAAAAATTAAACAAGTCCTAAAAAAAAAATTAATAAATATTTATCACACTAGAATAGAATATCCTAACTATTAATTTTATATAAATAAAGAATGATTTGGTTATTTAATAGATCTATTTTAGATTTGTATTTTTTTGGAGAGTTGCCGGAGTGGTTAACGGAACAGTTTGCTAAACTGTCGGTATGAAAGTACCGCGTGGGTTCGAATCCCACATTCTCCGCAAACGGGGTATAGCGAAGTTTGGTAATCGCGCCTGGTTTGGGACCAGGAGATCGTAGGTTCAAATCCTGCTACCCCGATATTTACTTAACTGATTATGTGGGATCACGTAGCTCAAATGGATAGAGCAACTGCCTTCTAAGCAGTAGGTTACAGGTTCGAATCCTGTCGTGATCATTTTTTTCCTTCTAGGATTTCATCTATCATACCGTATTCTTTAGCCTCTATAGAAGTCATCCAGTAATCTCGATCTGAATCTTTTTCTATCTTTTCAATGGGTAACCCTGAATGTTTTGATATAATCTCATAAAGCTCTTTCTTTAACTTTAAAATCTCACGAACAGTAATTTCAATATCTGAAGCTTGACCTTGTGTCCCTCCTATAGGCTGATGAATCATAATTCTAGAATGTTTTAATGCAGATCTTTTATTTTTTACTCCTGCACAAAGCAATACAGCGGCCATAGATGCGGCCATTCCAGTGCAAATAGTAGCGATATCTGGTTCTACAATTTGCATTGTATCATATATTCCTAATCCAGCATAGACATCTCCTCCTGGAGAATTAATATATATTTGTATATCCTTAGTAGAATCTACAGATTGTAAAAACAATAACTGAGCTTGTACTATATTAGCCACTTGATCTTCTATTGGAGTTCCTAAAAAAATAACCCTATCCATCATTAAACGAGAAAAAACATCCATTTGAGCGACATTTAGTTTTCTTTCTTCAACAATATAAGGAGTCATGAACTTAATATATTCATTAATGGTTAAACTATTAATTCTCTTATGTTTTATGGCATATAGCATAAATTCTTCTGATTTTTTATGATAATCCATTTTTTTTATGTTGAAAATTTTATCAAAGTTACTTTCTTATATGTAACATTTTGCAAAAAAATTTATACATGCATAAAAAAAATGTAGAAATTAGAAACTTTTAATACTTAAAAAGTATTGACTTTGTACAAAAAATTAGCAATACAAACAGTTATCTACTCTATAGGATTCATATTTCCTAGAATCATTAATTATGCTTTTTTAAGATTCTTTACTGTATTTTTTAAACGAGAAGAATTTTCACTTTATACAGATATGTATGCATTAGCTTTTATAGCTATAGCATTTCTTTCTTTTGGATTAGAAAATACCTATTTTAGATTTTTATATAAAAAAAATTGTGATAAAGAAATTGTTTTTTCAACGGGAGTTATAACACAATTGTTGATTAGTTCTTTTTTTTTGATAATCTCTATACATTTAATAAAATATTTATCTTCCATGGCTGGATATCATAATCACCCAGAATATTTTTTCATGTTTTTTTTAATTATATTTTTCGATACAATTTGTATTCTTCCTATGGCTTGGCTTCGTGCAAATGACAAACCTTTACAGTATTCTGCAATAAATATTATAAATATTCTGATACAATCATTTCTAATAATATATTTATTTTTTTGTTATGATAATGTTTATGATAAACAAAATTGCTTTTTTTTTGTTTTTAAATGGATTAATTCTTTTACAGATAAAATAGGTTATATATTTTTTGCAAATATGATCTCTTCTTTAGGTAATTTATTTTTAATACTTCCTATTCTTTTAAAGAAAGTAACTATAAAAAAATTTAATAAAATTCTTGCTATGAATATGTTAAATTATGGTGTTCCTATTATGCTAGGAACTATAGCTTTTTCCATTAATGAGAATTTGGATAAAATTTTGATTAAAAGATGGATTTCAGATGAAATTAATGGATCTTATTCTGCTTGTTATAAAATAGCGTCTTTCATGAGTCTATATATTAGAATATTTAGATTAGGAATTGAACCTTTTTTTTTTAAAAAATCTAAGGATTCCGATGCTACATATTTTTATGAAGAAATCACTTATATATTTATTTTATTTGGATTAATTTTTTATGTATTAGTATGTGGAAATGTTAACATATTTATGAAATTTTTAATTGATAAAAAATACCATATTGCTATACCTATTATTCCTATAATAATGATGGGAAATCTTTTTTTGGGTGTTTACACTAATTTATCCATATTTTATAAAATTATAGATAAACCTATTATTGGAACTTATATCTCCTTAATCGGGGTATTCATCACTTTTTTATTTAATAGTATTTTTATTTTAATCTCTGATAATAGTTTTATGATTCCTGCTTGGGGAACTTTGACGTCTTATGGAGCTATGCTAATAGTTTTATATATTTGGGGGAAAAAACAATTTTTTCAATTTTGTGATAAAAAAATCAGAAATATTATCATACATTTTTTATTTGCACTTTTTATCGTTTTTATGATCAAAAAAAAAATGGAATTAAGCTTAATTTTACAATTTTTATATTTAATAATTATTTTTTTTTTAGAAAAAAAAAGATTGATTCATTTAATCAAATAAAAGTAAATTTTGCGAGTCTATCAATTAACTTTAATCGCTAATATCAAAAGATCTATTTCCATTAATTTTTTGGAAAGAAAATTGATTTCGACAGGTGTTTTTATTAAAATTTCGAAAAAACCTAAATGCTCTTTTCTTTTGATAAAAAAATTTATAGAATCTATTTGTATAGTTCATCTAACTGAAAATAAAAAATATACTTTTTATAAAGAGATTCAAATAATTGTGATTAACGTTTTTTTTAAAAAAATAATGATTGAACCTAATGACAGATTAGTGATCTTAGATCTTGTTAAAGATGTTGAAATAAAATGGAAAAAATGTTCTATTTTAAATTTAAGTATGAGAGGAAGTAATAGTTTTGGAAGCACTGGAATATAAAAAAAAATGATATGAAAATTATAATACCTATGGCGGGAAAAGGATCACGTCTTCTTCCTCATACATTAAATACCCCTAAACCACTGATATCTATTGCAGGAAAAACAATTTTGAGAAGGTTAGTGGAAAGTTTATCCAAACTTATTAAAGTTTTTTCCATTCAAGAAATTGTTTTTATTATAGGAAACTTTGGAAATACAATCGAAAAAAAATTAATAAAACTATCTCATGATATGAGTGTTAATCCTGTTATATATTATCAAATCATTCCTCTTGGAACTGCAGATGCATTGTTAAAAGCTAAAAACTCTTTAACAGGAGAACCAATTATTGTTGCTTTTTCTGATTCATTATTCTATCATAATTCTTTTGATCAAGAAATTACTCATCAAGCAGACAACATTATATGGACAAAAAAAGTTAAAAACCCTCATTTATTTGGCATTGTAAAATGTGATTCTTCTGGTATTATTACTCATTTTATAGAAAAACCAAATAATTATGTATCAAATATTGCAATTGTAGGACTTTATTATTTTAAAAATAGTTTTCTTTTAAAAAAAGAATTACAATCTATGTTAGATGATAATATCAAAAATAAAAAAGAATACCAGTTAACATGTGTTTTAGAAAATATGAGAAAAAAAGGAGAAAAATTTACTAGTAAACAAGTTAAAGAATGGATGGATTTTGGAAATAAAAAAAGAACTATTTATTCAAATTCAAAAATTTTATCCAGAGAATCCAAAAATTCGGAATTAATTCATAAAAAAGTTTTTATTAAAAATAGTTTAATTATAAAACCATGTTCAATAGAAGAAAATACAAATATTGAAAACAGTATTATAGGTCCTTACGTTTCAATTGGAAAATACACAAAAATAAAAAATAGCAATATCAAAAAATCTATAATTCAAGATTATACAACAGTTCAACACGCAAATTTAAATTATTCAATAATAGGAAGTCACTCTATATATATAGGAGAAAAATCGAAAAAGGTAAATTTAAGTGATTATTCTGTTTTCAAGTAAATCAAAAATTCATTATTTTTATTTTTTTTATATTTGATCAAAAATTCCATGTACATAGATTTCATTTTTATTTTTTCTATACTACTTGGGACTTTTGGGACCACAGAAATTGTGGTTATTGTCATTCTTGCACTTTTATTATTTGGAGGTAAAAAAATTCCAGAATTAATGAAAGGATTGGGAACGGGGTTGAAAGAATTCAAAAAAGCTTCTGAAACTGAAGAAGAAGATTCAAAACCTGAGAAATAAAAAATTTTTCTTTCATTTTATGTTTGTTTATTAGTACTTTTTTTTCTAAAATTTTAGAAATAAATCAAACTAATAAATAATGGGAACGACAACGATAAAAAATATTATGTTTTCTTTGTTCATATTAAAAAGTATGGTAATACAATCTGTATCAAAACCATTCTTAGAACAAAGAAATGTAATCAACTTTCATAAAAATGTTTATAATCCAAAATTAAATTTGAATAACATATATATAGAAAAATTATGGAAAAAAATGTTAGAAGGAAAGAAAAAATTTTTATCTGGAAAAAAGTTATCTCATAATAATAAAAAAAATATTGTTTTTATCAATATAACCCCCGAAGAATTAAGACTAAGACTAAATTTTCTGAATCAGAAATCTCAAATTAAAATACTAAAATACAATAGCATTGTACATGCTTCTGTTGAGAGTTATCTTCGTATGAGTAAATATATAGGAAAAATCATTTCATTATCAGATTTCTATTTTCCTATGTTTGAAGAAAAACTTGAAAATTATCGTCTTCCAAAAGAAATAAAATATTTAGCCATTATAGAGTCAAATTTAAATCCACTTGCTACTTCCAAGGCGGGAGCGAAAGGTATTTGGCAATTCATGCCTGAAACTGGAAAAATATATAATCTTAATATTAATAATATTTATGATGAAAGAAATGATCCGATTAAATCCACAGAAGCAGCTTGCCGATATTTTAGATTTCTATATAAAAAAATAGGAAATTGGGAATTGGTTTTAGCGGCTTACAATGCAGGGCCAGGAACTGTAGATAAAATATTGCAACGTAATAAAAATATGAAAGATTTTTGGAAATTATGGGAATTTTTTCCAAAAGAAACTCAGAATTATATTCCAAGATTTATTGCTATAAATTATGTAATGAATTATTATAAAGAACATAATATTTCTACACCCCATTTTTATCCTTACAAGTATAAATATAAAGAAACTGTATTAATTTCTATGAAAGAAAAAATTTCAGTGAAATTTTTTGCTGATAATCTTAATATACCTTATCAAGATTTAAGGATTCTTAATCCGCAATATCTTGTCGATCTTATTCCTATTGGTTATAAATTAAGACTACCAAAAAATAAGATTTTACTTTTTAAAAGTAAAGAAGGATTTTTTTCAAAAAAAAAACAAAATAGTTAACTATTAGACCTAAATAATGGAAACATATTATGTATTATGAGTAAAATTAATTTTTTGAATAAAAGTTTATTTTCAAAATTATGAACGAAAAAATTGAAAAAAAAAGAAAATCCTTACAACTCGTTTTGGAAAAAATGGATAAAATATATGGAAAAGGAACTGTGATGCAAATGGGAGATTCTCATTTAGAAAA
This genomic window contains:
- a CDS encoding translocation/assembly module TamB domain-containing protein, producing MNNAFFYKFRNKKILILFFLLGLFFFYVSYKYKEEIKEKVSTFFLNKIRNHLNDKITIKHASINFLEKEFIFSDVQILDHHHFSFIHLSKCKISIENLLYFIFINSEHLRIKNIFIENSSFFIKKYINEKQNNILVFIKNILIHKNVNKFNINFITCSKLIINKSYVKYQNINSDKKFKHFFSSCIKNVRIDNKKIKASIFSLQSNKRLLKKSKSPIIENLCCDLIYDYPSKLEVNNFLIKTSNSYLKGYFTLFQDKNTENQILFPKINIQCKIFEGSKLGSDLGIFFYKKWGFYSKIFIRGCIHGKFNHKEKIFSLYNVSIKDSQENKLSADQIHIFYAKKKWKEIKFFKTFMQLNPYSMKKIIPYNLDSKSKFLRFILNFKQSIFYKGDLILSLFDNKKNFKIKGIVKNRFFVAKISTYVDFSKNQYSGRIFLEKKKNISYIPSKIPLFIYNTLLNLYVMDFEGNFSKFFITLLFSHSKYKMHFIGKVFSNFKKIYIDIYNKNETKKNIKITFINNENQSFQKININIYDMIIGHIYGSIKWENLFQISCLKNPNKKEIKYANFNFLIKKSFFYFIKPIKNKNIFSDIQISGEKKDNEFKMIFYTKTMRLNDIFLEKLFIMVNSSLKEKIKIYAEKIIYKNFFSKKINISVLNTQNFWIINSKFLLKLKKQEYKEQILNFFCKKEENFLICYPFLSKLNINGYNWFTDYNYYKSGIIKIDFINQKYIVDNIIFLSEQQKIIINASFIKNQKKIFQFYLKNVQLKKIIFNKNIDGIANGFFLCKNICNQIEPNVNIIIQNFSIGKTILGNFFIYSFQKKKNDYEINGVIRKNYHDVLKVFGNIKNKSQNQSEFNLSIIIQNFGIDNFSFFWKKMNTEVKGTLTGKIQVFGNLNNLQYFGKLEINKFGIKINSTNTNYEIKSPAYINIISESCSLSTSCFVDTKYNTKGYINGVFSHKNLIQWNLIKLSVNTKNLLVLDSEEKQNNFLFGKIFANGTIQIMKNENKICISMKNGKIMNFSHLYINPKRLELHKKNKSELNRDKKKEKDNYFLSIDDIIISKNTKVSIFLDKNHFIELRGEGTLFIKKTNKDNIQTSGQYFVKDGLYHLYKDERIPIKLEKEFKIKPGGSITWKNNFYQSNINLIVYDTKYVYNVIEYIDFIKKEHHENMIFTELRINISGKIQKPNINMEILFPESNEKIQKKLSEKLNSFEEKTMQFVSVLILGKFLLKTDIIKNFLYFSIYGIILKKLKNILSYSSKINQLTNNYSILSNAKNHCLYSLFLNEIKKKVQC
- a CDS encoding Lrp/AsnC family transcriptional regulator, yielding MILRYNTDEIDNTIVRKLNINARTPYTEISKQISKEIKPLSVGTVHVRVKKLEDAGIIKGSTLIIGYESLGFHLIAFVGILSDSRESKLVKEELKKIPNIVQLYITSGKYNLFCRIIARDPSDARDVISKIGEIKGVLRTESTICLEESINDENRLLSNILQKHQTSYKKKT
- a CDS encoding HD family phosphohydrolase, whose amino-acid sequence is MANFFKFYNNKTIAYRILVLIIAILLLTFFFPKKEIFKYKFSGKTWSHGDLFSPFNFLILKNSKDIDLEIKELKKNQEIFCIKNEKIVKNIKKKIKKISFIRRNKRYNNIVNKTIHTIYKYGYIENYDNFTKENKTHIFFLKKNKKWIPILYNKIFNHSKVNNIIENNFRNKSYHVRILKKILRKIIVPNFFYSQYYTDFFFQKKIQSIKKIKYSFIKGDNIINNNEIIDKNKFEILSHFKKEYESKIWNKKKYYCLVTGYFFIISMIFTLFILYIFHFEKKTFHNNREVNFLIINILLVSLITITILRYHSKILYIIPFCILPISIQAFFNFNLSIFIHLITILLLSLITPNSFEFIFLQITAGFLVMLTKKNICKMANLFIAVSKIIITYVITFILLTLIREGSLEKISWYTLSLFFFSGLLTLFVHPLIFLFEKLLNLTSDISLLELSDPNTPILRLLSQKAPGTLQHVLTVANLAEEAAVAIGANSLLVRIGAIYHDIGKIQNSTFFTENQYNIIINPHEKLSPKESAKIILEHVSIGVELARKYHLPDPVTDFIRTHHGNSIVYFFYEKQKKIYPNIKVDKKQFQYSGPKPFSKETAIVMIADSVEAASKSIKNPSSKDLESLVENIIKKQKIENQFSNADITLKEIEKIKQVLKKKLINIYHTRIEYPNY
- the clpP gene encoding ATP-dependent Clp endopeptidase proteolytic subunit ClpP, whose product is MDYHKKSEEFMLYAIKHKRINSLTINEYIKFMTPYIVEERKLNVAQMDVFSRLMMDRVIFLGTPIEDQVANIVQAQLLFLQSVDSTKDIQIYINSPGGDVYAGLGIYDTMQIVEPDIATICTGMAASMAAVLLCAGVKNKRSALKHSRIMIHQPIGGTQGQASDIEITVREILKLKKELYEIISKHSGLPIEKIEKDSDRDYWMTSIEAKEYGMIDEILEGKK
- a CDS encoding lipopolysaccharide biosynthesis protein; amino-acid sequence: MTLYKKLAIQTVIYSIGFIFPRIINYAFLRFFTVFFKREEFSLYTDMYALAFIAIAFLSFGLENTYFRFLYKKNCDKEIVFSTGVITQLLISSFFLIISIHLIKYLSSMAGYHNHPEYFFMFFLIIFFDTICILPMAWLRANDKPLQYSAINIINILIQSFLIIYLFFCYDNVYDKQNCFFFVFKWINSFTDKIGYIFFANMISSLGNLFLILPILLKKVTIKKFNKILAMNMLNYGVPIMLGTIAFSINENLDKILIKRWISDEINGSYSACYKIASFMSLYIRIFRLGIEPFFFKKSKDSDATYFYEEITYIFILFGLIFYVLVCGNVNIFMKFLIDKKYHIAIPIIPIIMMGNLFLGVYTNLSIFYKIIDKPIIGTYISLIGVFITFLFNSIFILISDNSFMIPAWGTLTSYGAMLIVLYIWGKKQFFQFCDKKIRNIIIHFLFALFIVFMIKKKMELSLILQFLYLIIIFFLEKKRLIHLIK